One genomic window of Ruminococcus gauvreauii includes the following:
- a CDS encoding formamidopyrimidine-DNA glycosylase: MLEIPESLTIARQLNDTVMGKRITEVETEHTKHGFAWYTKTPQEYQHIMEGKTVGETCGIGSMVEMTLDEYRFVAGDGTNLRFYPAGEKLPAKYQMRITFADDSSLLCTVQMYGVMSLFQPETYDNFYYQVAKEKPMPCTDAFDPAYFRSLRDEAGENISMKTFLATNQRIPGLGNGVLQDILLESGLHPKQKIGRLQNSDWKRVYGAVTGILQKMIEAGGRDTEKDLYGESGGYCTRLSKKTAGKPCPYCGTAIQKATYLGGTVYFCPECQKMR; this comes from the coding sequence ATGCTGGAAATACCGGAGAGTTTAACAATTGCAAGACAACTGAATGATACGGTTATGGGCAAGCGGATCACTGAAGTCGAGACGGAGCACACAAAACACGGTTTCGCATGGTACACGAAGACGCCGCAGGAGTACCAACATATTATGGAAGGAAAGACGGTGGGGGAAACCTGTGGAATCGGCAGTATGGTGGAAATGACGCTGGATGAATACCGGTTCGTGGCCGGGGACGGCACGAACCTCAGATTCTATCCGGCGGGAGAAAAACTGCCCGCAAAGTATCAGATGCGGATCACCTTTGCGGATGACAGTTCTCTGCTTTGCACAGTGCAGATGTATGGGGTTATGTCACTGTTTCAGCCGGAAACGTATGACAACTTTTACTATCAGGTGGCAAAAGAAAAACCGATGCCGTGTACCGATGCGTTTGACCCTGCATATTTTCGTTCACTCCGCGACGAGGCAGGCGAAAACATTTCGATGAAGACTTTTCTTGCAACGAATCAGAGGATTCCGGGATTGGGAAATGGAGTACTTCAGGATATCCTGCTGGAATCGGGGCTGCATCCAAAACAGAAAATCGGAAGGCTTCAAAATTCCGATTGGAAGAGGGTATATGGGGCTGTCACGGGGATACTCCAGAAGATGATTGAAGCCGGAGGCAGGGATACGGAAAAGGATCTTTACGGCGAAAGCGGCGGTTATTGTACCAGATTAAGTAAGAAAACAGCAGGAAAACCGTGTCCGTACTGTGGAACTGCCATACAGAAGGCAACTTATCTGGGAGGGACTGTTTATTTCTGTCCCGAGTGCCAGAAAATGCGTTAA
- a CDS encoding DMT family transporter — MTPQLKNILAMSAFGTLAIFVRNISLSSMETAFWRGVIALAVLWLIRKIFYRNTKAALARRERGLLFLCGMAVGLNWALLFMAYEHTSVAVATLAYYFAPVIVIVLAPILFKEKMTWFQLVCFVMATLGLVLVIGAGGQGADGNFAGVLFGLGAAVFYASVVLMNKTVKDVGGLDRTLIQFEGAVVLLLVILLIRGGFQIQNTSLVSIANLLTVGILHTGLCYWLYFSSIKDMPGQQTAILSYIDPFVAILVSVFVFRESIRPAQAAGAALILGFTCLYEIGKVRRENEIREEHV; from the coding sequence GTGACACCACAACTGAAAAATATTCTGGCAATGTCAGCATTCGGGACGCTTGCCATTTTTGTACGCAATATATCGCTTAGTTCGATGGAGACAGCCTTCTGGCGCGGTGTTATAGCCCTGGCGGTCCTCTGGCTGATCCGAAAGATATTTTACAGGAATACAAAAGCTGCTCTCGCACGGAGGGAGAGAGGACTTTTGTTTCTCTGCGGCATGGCGGTAGGGCTTAACTGGGCGTTGCTGTTCATGGCTTATGAGCATACCAGTGTAGCGGTTGCGACGCTCGCCTACTATTTTGCGCCGGTGATTGTCATTGTTCTGGCTCCGATTCTGTTTAAGGAGAAGATGACATGGTTTCAGCTTGTGTGCTTTGTGATGGCAACGCTTGGGCTCGTTCTTGTGATCGGTGCAGGCGGGCAGGGGGCGGATGGGAACTTTGCCGGCGTTCTCTTCGGACTGGGGGCAGCCGTGTTTTATGCAAGCGTGGTATTGATGAACAAGACGGTAAAGGACGTCGGAGGCCTGGACCGTACCCTGATACAGTTTGAGGGGGCTGTTGTGCTTCTGCTCGTCATTCTGCTGATTCGGGGAGGATTTCAGATTCAGAACACATCTCTCGTGAGCATCGCAAACCTGCTGACCGTGGGGATACTGCACACCGGTCTTTGTTACTGGCTGTATTTTTCTTCCATTAAAGACATGCCCGGACAGCAGACTGCAATCCTCAGCTATATTGACCCGTTCGTTGCCATTCTGGTGTCCGTATTTGTCTTCAGAGAATCGATACGCCCTGCGCAGGCGGCCGGTGCGGCCTTGATTCTGGGCTTTACATGCCTCTATGAAATTGGCAAAGTGCGGCGGGAGAATGAAATACGTGAGGAACATGTATAG